From Deltaproteobacteria bacterium, a single genomic window includes:
- a CDS encoding peroxidase yields MTLAFDDIQGIALRGYGEKRHAAYALVRFADPVAARGWLARVDVTAATDCRRPGHPGEDDRRARRRAEPLAVNVALSAAGLRALGYADRAVLSRAFWAGMAADRARRATGDPAPDQWEWSDARVHAVVLAFAATAEAVDRALADLRAERGLTVVRVLPTVDLGGVEHFGFRDGISQPRLVPAPGERGDPPGEFVFGYPDARGRVDGRADIRCNGSYLVFRQLRQDVRAWWAAMARFAPPLPGRGDGDARVWLASKLVGRWPSGAPLAFAPDVDPGAGAVPADGFGYRDDPDGLRCPVGAHIRRTHPRDGLFGDTAEQARRVTERHRILRRGRPYGPPTGLSAADMARRPEAIDGADRGLHFLCLNADLVRQFEFVQQTWANNGKFGGLADDPDPLVGRWPRRHATVPRDPVRLRLVGLPEVTELRGGGYFFLPGVRALRAIAAGADLAAPPGPV; encoded by the coding sequence ATGACGCTCGCGTTCGACGACATTCAGGGGATCGCGCTGCGCGGCTACGGCGAAAAGCGCCACGCCGCCTACGCGCTGGTGCGCTTCGCGGACCCGGTCGCGGCGCGCGGCTGGCTCGCGCGCGTCGACGTGACCGCCGCGACGGACTGCCGGCGTCCCGGCCATCCCGGCGAGGACGACCGCCGGGCGCGGCGGCGCGCCGAGCCGCTGGCGGTCAACGTCGCGCTGTCGGCGGCGGGCCTGCGCGCGCTCGGCTACGCGGACCGCGCGGTGCTGTCGCGCGCGTTCTGGGCGGGCATGGCGGCGGACCGCGCGCGGCGCGCCACCGGCGACCCGGCCCCGGACCAGTGGGAGTGGTCGGATGCCCGCGTGCACGCGGTCGTGCTCGCGTTCGCCGCCACCGCCGAGGCGGTCGACCGGGCGCTGGCGGACCTGCGCGCCGAGCGCGGCCTGACGGTCGTGCGCGTGTTGCCGACCGTCGACCTCGGCGGGGTCGAGCACTTCGGGTTTCGCGACGGCATCTCGCAGCCGCGGCTCGTGCCCGCGCCGGGCGAGCGCGGCGACCCGCCCGGCGAGTTCGTGTTCGGCTACCCGGACGCGCGCGGCCGGGTGGACGGCCGCGCCGACATCCGTTGTAACGGCAGCTATCTGGTGTTCCGCCAGCTCCGCCAGGACGTGCGCGCGTGGTGGGCGGCGATGGCGCGCTTCGCCCCGCCGCTGCCCGGGCGCGGCGACGGCGACGCGCGTGTGTGGTTGGCGTCGAAGCTCGTCGGCCGCTGGCCGTCCGGTGCGCCGCTGGCGTTCGCGCCCGACGTCGACCCGGGCGCCGGCGCGGTGCCCGCCGACGGCTTCGGCTATCGCGACGACCCGGACGGCCTGCGGTGTCCGGTGGGCGCGCACATCCGCCGCACCCACCCGCGCGACGGGCTGTTCGGCGACACGGCCGAGCAGGCGCGGCGTGTCACCGAGCGCCACCGCATCCTCCGGCGCGGGCGCCCGTACGGCCCGCCGACCGGCTTGTCCGCGGCCGACATGGCGCGGCGGCCGGAGGCGATCGACGGCGCGGATCGCGGTCTGCACTTCCTGTGTCTCAACGCCGACCTCGTGCGCCAGTTCGAGTTCGTCCAGCAGACGTGGGCGAACAACGGCAAGTTCGGCGGCCTCGCCGACGACCCGGACCCGCTGGTCGGCCGGTGGCCGCGCCGTCACGCCACCGTTCCGCGCGATCCGGTGCGGCTGCGGCTCGTCGGCTTGCCCGAGGTGACGGAGCTGCGGGGCGGCGGCTACTTCTTCTTGCCCGGCGTGCGCGCCCTGCGCGCGATCGCGGCCGGTGCGGACTTGGCGGCGCCGCCCGGGCCGGTATGA
- a CDS encoding PAS domain S-box protein: MKPELDSAELIAQLEEAQDVAGLGSWHWDVRADVVTWSRKLYEIYGLDPESFGASYAAYLERVHPDDRERVDRIVRTALETRQDMAFEERIVRPDGQVRWLRSVGRVRLGPDGEVAGMTGTCLDITGEKQRAIALEELEAYAYTVSHDLKQPLRAVDGFARALAEEYGDRLDDTAREYLDRIAAAVEKMSGMIDGLLALSRVARGARTSEPVDLAALARRAAADLRAADPRRDVRFDIAESLPVAGDPRLLAILVDNLLGNAWKFTAGRAPAVIEVGRTGDGALFVRDNGAGFDPTAAADPFEPFARLHSSSEFAGTGVGLATVKRIVDRHGGRVWIESAPGAGTTVYFTLP, encoded by the coding sequence ATGAAGCCGGAACTCGACAGTGCGGAGCTGATCGCCCAGCTCGAAGAAGCGCAGGACGTGGCGGGGCTCGGCAGCTGGCACTGGGACGTGCGCGCCGACGTCGTGACCTGGTCGCGCAAGCTCTACGAGATTTACGGGCTCGACCCGGAGTCGTTCGGCGCGTCGTACGCCGCCTACCTCGAGCGCGTGCACCCCGACGACCGCGAGCGGGTCGACCGCATCGTGCGCACCGCGCTCGAAACCCGGCAGGACATGGCGTTCGAGGAGCGGATCGTGCGGCCGGACGGCCAGGTTCGCTGGCTGCGCAGCGTCGGCCGGGTGCGCCTCGGACCGGACGGCGAGGTCGCCGGCATGACCGGTACCTGTCTGGACATCACCGGCGAAAAGCAGCGCGCGATCGCGCTCGAGGAACTGGAGGCCTACGCGTACACCGTGTCGCACGACCTCAAGCAGCCGCTGCGCGCGGTCGACGGGTTTGCGCGCGCGCTCGCCGAGGAGTACGGCGACCGGCTCGACGACACCGCGCGCGAGTACCTCGACCGGATCGCGGCGGCGGTCGAAAAGATGTCCGGCATGATCGACGGCCTGCTCGCGCTGTCGCGCGTCGCGCGCGGGGCTCGCACTTCCGAGCCGGTCGACCTCGCCGCGCTCGCTCGCCGCGCGGCGGCGGACCTGCGCGCGGCCGACCCGCGGCGCGACGTCCGCTTCGACATCGCGGAATCGCTCCCGGTGGCCGGCGATCCGCGGCTGCTGGCGATCTTGGTCGACAACCTGCTGGGCAACGCGTGGAAGTTCACGGCCGGCCGCGCGCCGGCGGTGATCGAGGTGGGCCGCACCGGCGACGGCGCCCTGTTCGTGCGGGACAACGGCGCCGGGTTCGATCCGACTGCCGCGGCGGACCCGTTCGAGCCGTTCGCGCGGCTGCACTCGTCCAGCGAGTTTGCCGGGACGGGGGTCGGCCTGGCGACCGTCAAGCGGATCGTCGACCGCCACGGCGGCCGCGTATGGATCGAATCGGCGCCCGGCGCGGGGACGACGGTCTACTTCACCCTGCCGTAA
- a CDS encoding PaaI family thioesterase, translating into MFDAIRLARDTGNVDGLVRLIPYLQFMGISMHLRDGELVGRLAFSDHLIGNARIQALHGGTLGALLESTAVFKLLVEAETVKLPKTINITVEYLRSGKPLDTFARAEFIRHGRRVANVRAWAWQDDPDRPIAAANAHFLLVPEGD; encoded by the coding sequence ATGTTCGACGCGATCCGGCTGGCCCGCGACACGGGGAACGTCGACGGGCTCGTGCGGCTGATTCCGTATCTGCAATTCATGGGCATCTCGATGCACCTGCGCGACGGCGAACTCGTCGGGCGGCTCGCGTTCTCGGATCACCTGATCGGCAACGCGAGGATCCAGGCGCTGCACGGCGGGACCCTCGGCGCCCTGCTCGAATCGACCGCCGTGTTCAAGCTGCTGGTCGAGGCCGAGACGGTCAAGCTGCCCAAGACCATCAACATCACGGTGGAATACCTGCGGTCGGGCAAGCCGCTGGATACGTTCGCGCGCGCGGAGTTCATCCGCCACGGGCGCCGCGTCGCCAACGTCCGCGCATGGGCGTGGCAGGACGACCCGGACCGGCCGATCGCGGCGGCGAACGCCCACTTCTTGCTCGTTCCCGAGGGCGACTGA